From the genome of Miscanthus floridulus cultivar M001 unplaced genomic scaffold, ASM1932011v1 os_2558_1_2, whole genome shotgun sequence, one region includes:
- the LOC136535131 gene encoding uncharacterized protein, translated as MVATKGQGRKRPAQQDQESEKTDYERHRDAHVANNLKKMQDFGLKNLSFQFNNSVSLSTSKKGGKSANKKRNNEDSDSSEYLLEDDDQGDSDDDDTESVEQPQPLATKFLAGYSRKVLASKKKKTGPTMAPGVRASKRVRASQGSQVQPPESQTRSSKRLLVTARDGQNVEDPTNGHDETPPQRSYIDAEEGDGAGGQGNTAAEEFSGGGAQDSTGADEDNAAGEEDTEGKLMFLSPSQRAPRRPRPPTKGAQLDRMTKAMGRRMPIAVAEGKRRPHEPVQAAKFASEAGVIIRDKVPVLTHWKDYKRDDRYYKDFVGKLSGRLAINPEDKPTEEACTDMLRSRVRQMRYRLKNKYFNGKPANEIPTTSPVACMSDAEWRVLVAKWCNPKNMESCEKNKQNRSKVKYHQAMGSRSYVAHLHAYKKKKNNAEPSTEQNEELDLVEAFKTCHTSSKNGLSEPAREALSNMEALRAEPVAEGETAVSSVQVVSQVLSQNSSNHFLKSVGIKLVASSKSSSSNESELREELAAEAKAAVQGEIDDLKKRSEEAKEKLARTQKEMEEYKKLIEINTKAMEENNALLKRILAINNGSST; from the exons ATGGTGGCAACCAAGGGTCAAGGTAGGAAGAGACCTGCACAACAAGATCAAG AATCTGAAAAAACTGATTATGAGAGACACCGGGATGCACACGTGGCGAACAATTTAAAGAAGATGCAAGATTTCGGCCTGAAAAATCTATCTTTTCAATTTAATAACTCTGTATCACTATCTACATCAAAGAAGGGGGGAAAATCAGCAAACAAGAAAAGAAATAATGAAGATTCGGATTCATCGGAGtatctccttgaagatgatgatcaaggagatagtgatgatgatgacactgAATCTGTTGAGCAGCCACAGCCCCTGGCAACTAag TTTCTTGCAGGGTATAGTCGAAAAGTCCTAgcttcaaagaagaagaagacaggcCCCACCATGGCGCCAGGAGTTAGGGCTAGTAAGAGAGTGAGGGCATCTCAAGGATCACAGGTTCAGCCTCCTGAATCCCAAACAAGATCATCAAAAAGGCTTCTTGTTACGGCGAGAGATGGCCAGAATGTAGAGGATCCTACCAATGGTCATGATGAAACACCACCACAAAGGTCTTATATAGATGCAGAGGAAGGCGATggagctggtggtcagggcaaTACAGCTGCAGAGGAATTTAGTGGAGGTGGTGCTCAAGACAGTACAGGTGCTGATGAAGACAATGCAGCTGGAGAGGAAGACACTGAAGGAAAGTTGATGTTTCTTT CTCCTTCACAGCGAGCCCCAAGGAGACCTAGGCCACCCACCAAGGGAGCACAGCTGGACAGGATGActaaagctatgggaaggagaatGCCCATAGCTGTTGCTGAAGGGAAAAGAAGGCCTCATGAACCTGTTCAAGCAGCCAAGTTTGCATCTGAGGCTGGTGTCATCATTAGGGATAAGGTCCCTGTCCTAACTCATTGGAAAGATTACAAGAGAGATGATCGCTATTACAAAGACTTTGTGGGAAAGCTCTCT GGGCGCTTGGCCATTAACCCTGAAGACAAGCCAACAGAGGAAGCTTGCACTGATATGCTGCGCTCTAGGGTGCGGCAAATGCGTTATCGGCTGAAGAACAAATACTTCAATGGTAAACCTGCAAATGAGATTCCCACAACTTCTCCAGTTGCATGCATGTCTGATGCAGAGTGGAGGGTACTGGTTGCAAAGTGGTGTAATCCAAAAAACATG GAATCATGTGAAAAGAACAAGCAGAATCGCAGTAAAGTCAAGTATCATCAGGCTATGGGTTCTCGCAGCTATGTGGCACACTTACATGCATAT aaaaagaagaaaaacaatgcaGAACCAAGCACAGAACAAAATGAAGAACTTGATTTGGTGGAGGCCTTCAAGACCTGCCATACCAGCTCCAAAAATGGTCTCAGTGAACCAGCAAGAGAAGCACTT tcaaatatggaagctttgagggcagaacctgttgctgaaggTGAGACAGCAGTATCCAGTGTGCAGGTTGTGTCCCAGGTGCTCTCCCAGAACAGCTCAAACCATTTCCTCAAGAGTGTTGGCATCAAACTAGTGGcatcctccaaatcatcatcatcaaatgaaAGCGAGCTTCGGGAAGAACTAGCAGCTGAAGCTAAGGCTGCTGTACAAGGTGAAATCGACGATCTCAAgaagagaagtgaagaagctaaggaaaagctggcgaggacacaaaaggagatggaggagtacaagaagctgaTAGAGATAAACACcaaggcaatggaggagaacaatgcactgctcaagcgtatcttggccatcaacaatggTTCTTCGACATGA
- the LOC136535136 gene encoding uncharacterized protein has product MDRSWIFGTQFTPAYVKGVEEFKKFVSERYPKDSHILCPCSKCLNQTLRSQDDVSDHIHIYGMLATYTRWIHHGESADTVVVENLEQPEVEGSDHDFGIHVDVADDDYDEDHGVPEMIRDLYAAVEADGEQPRFARVLEDPKKSLSPGSSHSKFSFLVRMLYIKSRYRIGNIGFSIMMKLLSSGFPQSELPKSYDEAKKYLGELGLGYENIHVCKNNCVLFQKRYEKENVCPVCKTSRWQDETGNKKVPHKVLRHFPLLPRLKRIFASKRTSEETQWHKKKRTPVDNVMSHPADGEAWKDFDMREPSFADDPRNLRLALATDGFNPFGNMSTQYSMWPVLLTPLNLPPWECINPANCFMSLLIPGPKSPGKDFDLFLEPLIEELLDLWKGVSTYDACTGQKFNLRAAVLWCIHDFLALSTLLGRTTKGYYACIHCDKDPLSRAIRNKICYIGHRRYLPRTHARRRSLAFDGKRENKEQPGKFTLEEVLEELEKVKDVRPGKHHEIIGNKRKRNEGAKIYSRKVGLWRLPYWKHLKLPHNLDVMHIEKNLCENILGTLLNVQGKTKDTTNARLDLHDMGIRPELHLQQHGNSVIAPPAPYVLGKDKKTELCKFLKGIKFLDGYAANLARYISEDGSKVQGKLKTHSCHILLQRIIPAVLRGLVRKDVYEAVAELGTFFRELCSRNLRIDVVKWLKEEIPLILCKLEKIFPPAFFDVMVHLAVHLPDEALLRGPVQYGWMYPIERRLGTLKNFVRNRARPEGSIAEAYMASDTLTFCSRYMEDIDNRFNHHDDNDGEMPLPDDVSVFKHGVTLVGSNRSQYIDDDVLNKLVWYVLNNCEEAEEYLDLYRDDLVQQGALDVDKMVEQGFAKWFRCHIENKHKEHPESVSEGLWALSCGPDLRVKTCASCIVNGVRYSTVDHEKFFLTQNSGVMTEGSHDGNGIDFYGVLKEVIELQYNSNLQVRRTVVLFRCDWFKQEGKTTGLRDDGHFKSINVQSLWYKTDPFILATQSKKIFYMQDTSLGKDWRVVQKFEYRNIYDVAEKDEDSHDVHRDDYCSDTEHVVQAGADNEVTQNIQGGEATIIEGNLQDLISSKKQRIIREDSEDEEEDEIVLQYCSDGGNDNNDDMSLDDEDDDF; this is encoded by the exons ATGGATAGAAGCTGGATTTTTGGGACACAATTCACACCTGCATATGTgaaaggagttgaagagttcaAGAAATTTGTCAGTGAAAGATACCCCAAAGACAGCCACATACTTTGTCCGTGCAGCAAATGTCTTAATCAAACTCTACGGTCTCAGGATGATGTAAGTGACCATATACACATTTATGGGATGTTAGCTACATACAccaggtggattcatcatggggagtCGGCAGATACTGTAGTAGTTGAGAATTTGGAACAGCCGGAGGTCGAAGGAAGTGATCATGACTTTGGGATACATGTGGATGTGGccgatgatgattatgatgaggatCACGGAGTACCAGAGATGATAAGAGATCTGTATGCTGCGGTAGAGGCTGATGGAGAACAACCAAGGTTTGCAAGAGTCCTTGAAGATCCAAAGAAGTCACTTAGCCCGGGATCTAGCCATTCAAAATTCTCTTTTCTGGTGAGGATGTTGTATATCAAGTCTCGTTATCGAATTGGCAATATAGGATTTTCCATAATGATGAAGCTATTGTCATCAGGATTCCCTCAGAGTGAGTTGCCAAAATCATATGATGAGGCCAAGAAATATCTTGGAGAATTGGGCCTTGGTTATGAAAAcatccatgtgtgcaagaacaatTGTGTGTTGTTTCAGAAGAGGTATGAAAAAGAGAATGTGTGCCCAGTATGCAAGACGTCTAGATGGCAAGATGAAACTGGGAACAAGAAGGTTCCACACAAGGTATTGAGGCATTTTCCACTTTTGCCAAGGTTGAAAAGAATTTTTGCTTCAAAGCGAACTTCTGAGGAAACACAATggcacaagaaaaagaggacgccAGTCGACAATGTAATGAGCCATCCAGCTGATGGAGAAGCATGGAAGGACTTTGACATGAGGGAACCATCCTTTGCAGATGATCCAAGGAACCTGAGGCTTGCCTTAGCTACCGATggattcaatccatttggcaacatGAGTACGCAGTACAGTATGTGGCCAGTGCTTCTGACACCACTGAATCTCCCACCATGGGAATGCATTAATCCAGCAAACTGCTTTATGTCTTTACTCATCCCAGGTCCAAAATctccaggaaaggattttgaTTTGTTCCTTGAGCCCCTAATTGAAGAACTGCTCGATCTATGGAAGGGTGTCAGTACCTACGATGCATGCACTGGTCAGAAGTTTAACCTTCGTGCTGCCGTGTTGTGGTGTATACATGATTTTCTAGCGTTGAGCACGTTATTAGGGCGAACAACAAAAGGGTATTATGCATGTATTCATTGTGATAAGGATCCATTGTCTCGGGCAATAAGGAATAAGATATGTTACATTGGACATCGTCGTTACCTTCCAAGGACACATGCAAGGCGGAGAAGCTTGGCTTTCGATGGTAAGCGTGAAAACAAAGAGCAACCAGGCAAGTTCActttggaggaggtcctagaggagctagagaaggtgaaagatgtcagGCCAGGGAAGCATCATGAAATTATTGGAAATAAAAGGAAGCGCAATGAGGGTGCAAAGATTTATAGCCGCAAAGTTGGGTTGTGGAGATTGCCATATTGGAAACATTTAAAGCTTCCACATAATCTCGATGTCATGCACATAGAGAAAAACTTATGTGAAAACATTCTTGGCACATTACTCAATGTACAAGGCAAGACCAAGGACACAACCaatgctaggctagatttgcatgatatggGCATAAGACCTGAATTGCACTTACAACAGCATGGCAACTCAGTcattgctccacctgctccatatGTCTTGGGGAAGGATAAGAAAACCGAGTTATGCAAGTTTCTCAAAGGTATCAAGTTTCTGGATGGATATGCGGCTAACctagcaagatacataagtgaAGATGGTTCAAAGGTGCAGGGAAAGCTTAAAACACATTCTTGCCACATACTCCTACAAAGAATCATACCTGCTGTCCTAAGAGGACTGGTGAGGAAGGATGTATATGAAGCAGTTGCAGAGCTCGGGACCTTCTTCAGGGAACTATGCAGTAGAAATCTAAGGATTGATGTTGTCAAATGGCTAAAAGAAGAAATTCCATTGATCCtatgcaagcttgagaaaatCTTTCCACCTGCCTTCTTTGATGTCATGGTGCACTTGGCCGTCCATCTTCCTGATGAGGCACTGCTTAGAGGACCTGTTCAGTAcggatggatgtacccaatagaaaGGCGGCTAGGCACTTTGAAGAATTTTGTAAGGAACAGGGCGAGGCCGGAAGGATCAATTGCTGAGGCATATATGGCAAGTGACACATTGACTTTTTGTTCTAGGTATATGGAGGATATTGACAATAGGTTTAACCATCACGATGATAATGATGGAGAGATGCCATTGCCTGATGACGTCTCTGTTTTTAAGCATGGTGTTACTCTTGTTGGATCTAATAGGAGCCAGTACATTGATGATGATGTCCTCAATAAGTTAGTTTGGTATGTGCTAAATAATTGTGAAGAAGCTGAGGAATATTTGGA CTTGTACAGGGATGATCTTGTGCAGCAAGGTGCGCTTGATGTTGATAAAATGGTTGAACAAGGATTTGCAAAGTGGTTTAGGTGCCAT ATTGAGAACAAACATAAGGAGCATCCAGAATCAGTTAGCGAAGGACTATGGGCACTGTCATGTGGCCCAGATCTGCGAGTTAAGACTTGTGCATCTTGCATAGTTAATGGAGTGCGGTATAGCACTGTGGATCATGAGAAGTTCTTTCTGACACAAAATAGTGGTGTAATGACTGAAGGTTCACATGATGGGAATGGCATAGATTTTTATGGAGTCCTTAAAGAGGTAATTGAGTTGCAATATAACTCAAATCTTCAAGTCCGTCGGACGGTGGTTCTATTTCGATGCGATTGGTTCAAGCAAGAAGGCAAGACGACAGGCCTTCGAGATGACGGACATTTCAAATCCATTAATGTGCAGTCATTATGGTACAAGACTGATCCTTTCATCTTAGCAACTCAATCAAAAAAGATATTTTACATGCAAGACACATCTTTAGGTAAAGATTGGCGAGTTGTGCAGAAATTTGAATATAGGAATATTTATGATGTCGCTGAAAAAGATGAGGACAGTCATGATGTGCATCGGGATGATTATTGTTCTGATACTGAGCATGTAGTGCAAGCAGGGGCTGATAATGAGGTTACTCAAAATATTCAAGGTGGAGAAGCCACTATAATTGAAGGAAATTTACAAGACCTTATAAGCAGCAAGAAGCAACGTATTATTCGTGAAGAtagtgaggatgaggaggaagatgagataGTACTGCAGTACTGTAGTGATGGTGGCAATGATAACAATGATGACATGTCCCtagacgatgaagatgatgatttcTAG